CAAGCTAAGTTCCGTTCATTCAACTAGTTGGATTAAAAGGATTGGCAAAAAATAAGGAAGATTTTACTATATTAAAGTGAAAGttttattatgtatatatttacatttttgaATTATGTCTTGAATTATATGTCAGGTAAATAGGAAATGTTGTCACTTATTGTACCAGAGTCAATGATAAcctaacttaaaaaataaccttaaaattaaaagaaaaaagataagctAATTTTCTGAAAGTATCGTGATAATTGATATGACTCTTCTAAAGTGAGCAACTTCATACAGCAAGTAAATAATTTCAGCCTTAACGTGAAAATCAACGGTTAATATTACTACATGCATAACAAATTATGTGATGGAATATCAACCATTGATTTTGTCATCAACGAATGATATTTCTTACTTTTTCTTGCTTTAGGAAAACCAAATCTCATTCCCGTTCACGTATTGTACTACAATCTACAGACAGAACATAATATTATTCCTAATTTTACAACAGCAATGATGTAGATATAGACGAAAGCTAAAGGAAAACGATGTGGTTTATGCATCCTTTTGACAAATTATTCCAGAAAAtatgataacatttaatttatatctcaacaaaagaaggaataTTACTTTAGCACAACAATCACTGCAACTTATAGATCGCCTAATTCAACtaataatttagtaaaaatactaaattgatTTGTCTTTTACAGCCAGGGGCTGGaattcaaagaataaaaatcTATCAACAAAAGCGATACACCATCTATGGCGAGTATATTTCAAAGAATTAAATTGCCTTTATAGAGAAGAAAGTGTTTTAAATGAAAACGGAGAAGCAGCAATCAGAGCTCCAATGCTGAACCATCCCACGAGTCAATGGAGTGACTTCAAGTGGAATATCTGGCATTTTGGAACATATGAACTCTTGGTTGAAGCCTGTTCAAACTTCTTAACAGCAGCTTCATTCTCCTCTAAGTTAATCTGGAGGAAAAACTTGACCCACCAGGATGAACTCCTCATCTTGGCCTGAAGCCAGAGGAatcagttaaatttttttccccACTTTttgtacataaaataaataaaagatataccTAGGTGATAATATCcttagcattaaaaaggttgaGAGTCTAGGATCAAGGATCTTCTATTCATCCAGGCTTAGTAATTGACCTTAAATTTaaagcaacaacaaaaacatgGATTGCATTctaatatttctttatgtaaAATACACTCACCGCTCTTCCAAATTTAGAAACATCAGCTACCTTGGCCTTTTGAGTGGTGGGAAAACCTTCATTATAGATATTATCAGATGTTAGTGGCAGGCCCAAGAGATTATAGACTATTACTACGATAGTCTTTTAAGCTACCAGCACAAACAGTATATTTAAAGCTCAAGGTCCCAATAACTCATCAAAAGTACCGCTAGAGAAAGTAAATCATAATTCTTAGTCAAATAAGAGGCATTTCAAGAGTTCACATAAGCTCAAACACACTACTTAAAACATTTTTGCTCTAAAAACTAATACCATAATAGATGTTCCATTCTTCAACAACAACCACCAAGCTTTTGGACTCAATAACAGCTAGGTGGGATCAGTTACAAGAATCAATCGACATCATTTACTATTTAACTCTATCAAAAACTGCAAAGCTAACTGATTTAATGCAAGTTTCAGATAAAAAGAATTTCTTTGggcagaaaaataaattttattcatgatGGGAATCTAGACTAATTTCAAGATTCCATAAATGCTCTTACCAGTAAATATCACTACACCATCAGATGCTACCCTCACCAAATCCGGAAGAGTTTTATTGAGGTATCTGGGAGACAGGTAATCCAGAGCATCTGAAACAATTACAAGAGAGAAAGATTTTGGCCTGTATGGAAGAGGAAACTTGATATCAGACACACGCACACTGCCTCTACGTATAAGTGTTTTGCAATTATTATCAGCATCCTCTGTATCATATGGTTCTATTCCCCAGGCATCAGTTTCCTCCTCCTTCAGCAATTTAGAGACCACATAGCAAGTATCAGGACCAACATGCAAAACTTTATGCATGCTATCTCCATATGCTTTCTGTAAAATGGGAATTGCTTGTTGGACCTCTCTACTGCACAAATAATCACCTGCATTTGGAAGTAATGTATATTGTTACAGAACATCTGGAAGCCAATTAAATGGAAAGCTAAAGGCTATTGGATAAAGCAGATGATAGAGATACTACTAAGTAATGGTTTTTAGGTTATATTTGGGTGAAGGAGAAAGGAGAGGAAGAGAATGTTCTAAGAAAACCTTCCACTTGTTTGAGAGTCTTATAAAGTAAGGGATTAACGTGTGATCCCCTAACCCATCTCCATCCACTAGATTAAAAAGtcaccagtagcaaaatgaacattttttttttcatttcaatgaTGCCCTTTAGCCTTTAAAGCATATTGTGTTTTTCTTTAGAGTACGAAAATGCATTTATAGCACGAGGTATGTTGCTACTTTTCAGGACTCACAATTCAACAAATGCATACCTCCAAATAGAAAAATTGCTAAATACACAATGAACTATAAAGTATAAATGCACAATACATGTGCATTATGCAttcttttttacataaaaacaattaattaccAAGAAATTACGGTTCcaagaaaatgaattaaaaattgttgatcgattaattaattgatgataGAAATCAATTTGACATAATAAGTTCAACTAATTCATCATGATTGGCACAATAAATTATACAAACATCATGAATAAAAATGGACCATGATCTACAAAATTTACATCATCACAAAGAATCATGATCGTTGAACCATAACAGCTGCCCGCCACCAAAAGAAGAAACGAAGAAAAGTATGAATTTTCAACCTAAGGATTCATGAATAAAAAGCTTACTTATATTTCAATAAAGAGAAACAACTGAACACCTTTCATCTGCTAGAGAATTAGGTCGGATAAAAATGGGTATTGAGCAGCTAGGTCTTGTATGCACTATGGATTCACAGGCAACCATAAGCCTTCAATGGACAGACCCAATAAGAGATAAGCATCATGTGACTTAGCATCTtgaaaattttatgattaaagaACCACAAACAACTCCAATTCCAAAGAGGAGACAATGTTCATGAAGTCTTAATCACATAACAAAAAACACGATtagaaaaaaatcacatttgatGCAGCAAGCCATCATTCAAGGTCAGCTCAAACAAGTAAACAATCATTCGTAACACCGACAAAGCTCCAGCACATCCACACACATGCACAGCACTGCATTGTTGTTTAAGACTTCAACTTAATTGACATCCATCAAGTGTGTCAAAATACTTCTCTGCTAACAGGAATTAGCCTCATGTAATTATCAACTAGGATAATCAATAACATCCACTATGTGCGCACACGCTAGACACACTAATTGCACACCAACTATAAGACCACCATAATATTTTAAACGCACGAAGAAATTGAAGGTGAAACAGATTACAATCaatgagaaattattacatggtCTAAGATCAACATATGTCCATGGTCCCAACCAATTTGACATGACACAGccaattttttcaatttacaagAAAGAGTAAATCAAACTCATGTGCGTGTCACATGCAAATTAGTCAAGACTATAGTGGTCTAGGACCATGTAATAAGGCGTTCGTTTGAAGAGTTtggtttgttttgtttgaaagCTCTTTTTTTAATCTGTAGGAATCAAACAAAGGTACAAAAGGTTTACAATAACTCATGCATGTAGAGCTAGATAGACCCCCTTAGTTTTGTTTTCATTGGGGTGCTCTGGGACCATGCAATAAATTCTCACAATCCAGagggaaagaaaattaaaactacCTTCAACCCTGCTAACAGATTCTATACGGTTTCCAATTCCACCTacataggaaagaaaaaaaaaagtgacattaaattaaattaaatagataaacaaAACGAGCCAAAAACCACATCAtagtaacaaaatgaaaacaataataacaaaatacctGAGCCTCTATACACATAGCCAACGAGAAACAAACCTCCCTAATATAAAGTTGCCAAAACCAAATCAATCAGCAAAATCTTCCTCAAAGTGAAATCACAGCATTgaatcaacataaaaaaaaaaaaaaaactctcaccACAACTACGAGCGCAATAGACAAAACCGGTGGCGACCTAGATTTCGAGAACAGTCCACCGCCACTGTCACCGAACCTTCTATAAGGATTCCCCGGTCTCCTCGacatcactttttatttttcttttttctcgaTATCACAAAAACGTTGTTTTAGTAACACTAATCTGCAATATAGAAGAATTTTAAACGTGAATGAAAATGCATTCAACGGAAACCAAATCACCACAATGCCATTAAGGAAACACGACGAAAGCTAAGCACGAAGCTACATCAATGCACTGAAAAGCACgttacaacaaaaataaatctcGAATTACCGGTATAACCAAACGATCCTATAGAACTCGCATTGTGCAAAGTGCAAACGCTAGATCTGAATTCCGCGCAATACAAatggaaagaagagagagaaacataaaaaaacagATTATGGTGTGTGTCGATTTTTTGgttcctgcaaaaaaaaaagtccagaGTATGATGGAGTGTCGGTTGGTGGAATCCAACGGGGCGTGCCGATTGACAATGTGCCAGGCCTTATTGAATATGGGCCATGCGTGGCCCAAAATGTGGGAAAGTTAAAGTGGAGGAGATTGCTATTGGCCCCATGGCATTGCTATAATGGCCCCTACCAAGTACCAAGTAactgacacttttttttttaaaaaaatatccttttGATGGAAACATGATTCCATTCTAAAATTATACAATGAAATTCGATTATGTAATTGGGAgtgaaaaaaaacacttatataTGTACCAACGAAATTGTATTTCAGATTAAGTAGaagtaaatatacatatttaagacgaaaatgtgattttgttatataatgtacattataattataattgcatTTACATCGTATATGTTTTAGAATATATACGATTTCGTTATATAAGCCAATAATAAATGGAATTGAGGTGAATCACAATTCTCTAAATTGGATGATACGGTGCCACGTCATAGAGCTGATTcggattaataatattaataaccgAACCGATTCTGGTGAATTCGTTGAACAGAAGCTCGAGAAGAGGGAAAAGAAGAAATAGATGGCAATGGCTgttgagagagaagaaaagagttttGGAATTTGGTACTTtgagaaatttagagagagaaagagagtatGTGTTTGGATTGTGGAATAATTGTTGACTGTAATCGTTGAATGAGATATTATTGAGTTTGATTCAGAACTGAACAAAGACGAAAGCGATAGGAACGAAAAGAAAGCCCAAGATATTAAGCTTTGGGGAGTTTTCATCTTCGGATTAAACGGCGCCACCGTCACTGCTTTCTCCGTGAGTCCTccgcttttttcttcttcttttttttttttgcttttcgaattgttgtttgaattttgtgCAATTATGTTCCTAGTTTTTTAATCtgtctttcttaatttttatttctctcttagaATAATGATGTTAGGCTTTGCATGTTCAATTTTATTCTCAATTGCAACTTCGTATTATCATTCTCACACAGACCGTGTTTTTGGAGAAATTATTGCATGGTTTAGGACTAGCACGTGTTGGtctcaactaattttattttgaaatgtaatCGAGATTTTCAATTTACGAGAAAGAGTTAACAAGACTTGATTACTTGTTACATGGAAATTGGTTGGGACTATGGTAGTTGAATAAGATGTGATTGCATTTTCATAGTGGTTGTTTTTCGTCATCAATGTGAAGAAGTGATTGAATGAGTTGTTTGACAGAATCATTTTGATTTTGGGTGGCAAATTTTATTTAGTAATCTTAATATTCTATGAACATATACACTGCCTCTCGTGCTCAGGGGGGTTTGCTTtgtataaaaagttttttttattcttttttgaatttatgtttgAACTACTACAAGCTAGAGATGCACGACGGCAATCACAGTGAAACTGATCATGCGTGCTATTATTGAACTGTTTGTAGCTGTCCAGGTTGCAGTCAAAAGGAGGCAGCTCTTTCCGAACAGCATTTCAAGAAGCATGGAAGAGGTACAATAAGCGATTGCAAGAGGAGTATGAGGAGGAGATGGAGAGGGTGGTGAGTTTTCTAGTACAGTATCGTTAATTTCTGtacttgttttattgttatttatggGAAAATATTTACTgccttctaaaaaaaattaagatggaAGTTGTGATGCTATCCTTCAGAGGGGCGAACCTGGATCCCCGTATTTTGTGACGAAAACAAATTTCACTGCAATGTGTATTTATTAGTTGATTGAAAATGTGTTCTTTTGCTTGCTTAGATGTTTAATTGGTTGGTTAATGCTGAGCAGCGTGTCTTAAGTCTAGGTTGCTTCTTGTAGGAACGAATAAGGCGTATGCCAAGTGTGTTTAATAGAGAAAGGGATAAGTATAGAAGAAACTACGAGAGCTGGAAGGAAAATGGTGCTGGTGCAACATTTCCAAAGAGATGATTGGTATTGGAAGGCTGAAGCATCCTTCAGAGAGCAGTGGGCAAATCATCAACACACTCAAAGAGGGAGCGGAAACTGTTCGTTATCACATCAATACTCAGTTTTAGGTCTTGACAGGTACTTATGGAAATATTGTGTGTTATGTTATTCAGTGCCTTGTATTAGCAGTAGATATATTGGAATGTGATGGTACTGGATTGATTGAATAGGAAAATAGAGCCAAACTCCCTACAACCAGTAGGTATTCTGAATTTCTTGGAAATTAAATAAACagcaacaaataaaatatcagAGTAAAACCAAGACAACCCCAGTCTTAGGAACAGCCAACTCCCAGCCTTAGGAGTGTCCAACCCTGCTGAAACCACCTCTACAATGTCCTCAGACTCCTTACTGCCATGATCCCTACTTTTTGTTAGGATTTCCTACTTTCTCTTTCTTCCAGCTAAGCATCCTCAACATTCAATTCGTTTTTCCCTCCCTAGATTTTAACTACATTTTTGTCCTGTTATTTATCACCCTAGCCTCTGTCcctctttataaaaaatcaagatATTGGCCTAACTAACAGAATGCTGTAATAATTGTAGAATGTATTCCATATTTTCAACTAtttattgaaattcaaaatgatTAGATTTTGATCTTATTTAAACAATCAACAGACCATGTTGTTGCACttgtttgaaaattattattaaagctTCTATACATGTGAGGCCATAGTTGCTACAATGATCCAGCACTTGTTTGCTTGTagtttatcaaatttaaaattaaattctttatgTAATATGCTACATTTTAATCACATAATTGTTAaggtataatatttttcatttttatattacaaTCACCTACAGCATATTGTGATAGGCATTGAAACTTCGCCGTTGTAATATCAGATACAGGATTGGGTAAGGTGCGATTTGATAGAAAAATACTGTGCTTACGTATATGACATGAGAGAACACAAGATAGCGCATGCACAGTTTATATCGTTAAAATATGAGAATCATgttgagaagaagaaaatgtcTATAGCAAGAATATTTGAAGATATTATATGATACATCAGGAGGGTCAGTAATGACATCTGATGTAGAGCAGTATGTGATTACGACCCCATAAAAAAGGATGTGATTCTGGTATCCGTTGATAGCTGACAGACCATTATTTGTGAATGGAAAACCATGCATAAATCATGTACCATCTACATGTTAGCAATAGTGATCCTGTTTTCAATTCATGATTAGCCGTTAAAGGTTCCTTTTTTATGGATCTAAAGTTTAGAACAACACCATATACAGAAGCAGAGATTAAGGTGactttttgttttatcattATTATCTCTTTGCATATTACTGTATGCTTTACAAGCTATATGCATCACATCTATATTAATGAAGAGAGTGAtttatgaatatgaattatggTGATAGTCCTTTATCTATTTTTCCTATTTGCCTCTGATATATAAGAAATGGTTATGATTGACACTTTGGTTGATATTATTTGATGGGTGGTAGATTGGTATTAGACCATTCTTATTTATTAAAGCAATCATTTTGTTGGAAATTAGTAGTACATTGATGTGAAAAACAATGTCATTATGGTTTGTGCTCAAGTAAAACTATAAACTGCATaattttcatttacattttatcAAGTATTTTGATTGGCCTATCTACAGGGAGTGTGATCTGTTTTAATTCACATAttgttggagtacaagtgtgaggtgaagtcccacattgAGTAGAAATAGAAAAATTGAGCACCacataagtgaggagaagactCATAAACTTAAACCTTAAAGTTTTGGGTTAAGGTGTGGTGTTAAGTTCACTTATATGGTTGCTCATGGGCCATTGGTGTAAATCTCCTCGGTGTTTACCCTGTCAGTTCCCCAACACATATGATGGTGATTGATCTAGCAAAACCCTATGATAAGTTGCCAAAATTCCTTCAGAAAGCTCTATTGAATAAAGGATTTTGTATCACACATATTCAAACTATCAATGATATGTGTAATGGGGCAACAACTAATCTATAAACTCAATTATAAGATTTTCTATAACAATAGGTTTGCAGCAAGGATCAACTTAGTGTTCATACTTTTTACCTTGGTTTTGGACATATTATGTGTAAATTgcttattttgttatatatatatatgtatatattcaaatttatttttctaattacacAATACACAATGTGTGCTATGTATAGGAGTAATAGCACACTCTGTTTACACTTTCTCTGTCAGCTCCTAGATACAAGTACTGACCACACTTAAGTGCATTTGGATAAATAGCTTAATTAAAGTTCTTATGAAAGAAGTGTTTTATCATATAAGCACATatgtataagttgattttatagttaaaaagGAAATAAGATTAAGTTGTAAGTTATTTTAGTTATCTTAGAGAACTTATTGAAATAAGTTGAAAACAGCTTGTGAacatatcataatttattttcatgagGGTCTTCCAGATATTTCAAATAAGTTGTAAATAAACTCTTCCAAACCCACCAGGAAACCGTAATCATTTCCCAAACTATTCAGATAAGTTATACCCCTCATTTTGAACGTGACCAAATCATTATTAtcttatgtttgtttttaaagTCATTAATAATGAAACAAATTACCAACTGTTGGTGTTTTCCTACCATCTGAAAGTCTTACCCTATTCAATTAAGTGGTCTACTTAGATTCCTTAATACAAGGATTGATGTTAGAAGGGTccaaatatatttatgatatgaaagaaaagaaaaatttatgtttcttttggtaaattttttgttgatgcctTTTTTTCCTAGAGGATGCTGTACTGTGCCTATGCGACTTTAAAAGAGTTGGAATTTTACTTATATgtatatcattaatttatacGGCATGACTTGGATTCAGTTGTTATATGCTTCGACTCAAAATTCTATTGCGATGGCCTAACCAAAAAGACAAGCCTGTTGTCTTTACATTAAATGTTGCATACAACGAGAAGTTCACAAAAGTGGGTTAAACATTAATTGAGATTAACTTGGTTTACTCTTGAGCGGGTGCAGTTTAACCTAGGCACAgtacatattgatttttttttttatcttacatGGTAAGAgtttcaagacttcaatatcatgatgttgttgttgttttcttaagttaaattagttatttcctctaatttattatttaggtttgatttgattctctaatttttatagttaatcCAATTTGGTTATGTTGTCTAAATTAAACCGAC
This region of Glycine soja cultivar W05 chromosome 17, ASM419377v2, whole genome shotgun sequence genomic DNA includes:
- the LOC114391398 gene encoding probable pectin methylesterase CGR3, with amino-acid sequence MSRRPGNPYRRFGDSGGGLFSKSRSPPVLSIALVVVGGLFLVGYVYRGSGGIGNRIESVSRVEGDYLCSREVQQAIPILQKAYGDSMHKVLHVGPDTCYVVSKLLKEEETDAWGIEPYDTEDADNNCKTLIRRGSVRVSDIKFPLPYRPKSFSLVIVSDALDYLSPRYLNKTLPDLVRVASDGVVIFTGFPTTQKAKVADVSKFGRAAKMRSSSWWVKFFLQINLEENEAAVKKFEQASTKSSYVPKCQIFHLKSLH